GGCAGCGGGAAGGCGCCGCCGCCGGGGACGCGCCACTGGAGGTCGAGCCGGTCGCCGCGGCGCGTCTCGACCAGGTCGGGAAGCGGCGCGCGTGTGAGATAGGCGTCGAGGAACCAGTTCATGTCGCGGCCCGTCACCTCCCGGACGATGCGGCGATATTGGTCCGTCGAGGTGTAGATCGGCCCGAAATTGCCCGGCCGCGGATCGTCGCGACCATGGACGGTGCGGCGCGTGATCGCGTCGAACGCCTTGTCGCCGACGAGCCCGCGCAGCGTGTGGAGCATCCACGCGCCCTTGAAATAGATGTCGCCGCCCGGCCCGTTGGCATCGTCATAGACGGCACCCTCGTCACGCGGTTGGCCCGACACGATCGGGTGGCGGTTGGCGATTCGCGCGCGCCCCTCGATCATCATCGCGATGTATCGGGCATAGCCCTCCCGCTCCAGGCCATAGAGCGGCTGCATGTACTGGGCGTAGCTTTCGTGGAGCCAGAAGTCGTCCCAGTTGGCGACCGTCATCTGGTTGGCGAACCATTCGTGCGCGAATTCGTGATGGAGCAGCCAGTCGAAACCCTCCGCGGCCTTCTTGTAGCCATTGCCATAGGCGTTGATCGTCTGGTGCTCCATGCCGAGGTGCGGCGTCTCGACCACGCCCATCTTCTCGTCGGCGAAAGGATAGGGGCCGACCCGCGCCTCGAAGAAGTCGATTGTCGGGGCGAACTCGGCGAACAGCCCGCGCGCCTTTTCGGCATTGCCCTTGAGGTGCCAGAAGCTGAGCGGAATGTCGTTGCCGAAGCGGCTGCGATGCGTCCCCTTCATCTCTTCATAAGGGCCGATGTTGAGGGCAATCGCATAGGTGTTGGGCTGGCGCGCACGCCAGTTCCAGCGCGTGCGGCCATCGGGAAGCGTGTCGACGCCAATCAGCCGGCCGTTGGAGGGCGCGCTCAGCCCCTTGGGCACGGTGATGTGGAGGTCGACGCTGGCGGGCTCGAACGTCGGCGCGTCGATGCACGGCCAGAACAGGTCGCAGCCTTCGCCCTGCACTGCGGTCGCGATCCACGGCTCGCCGGTGGGCGCCTTCGACCAGACGAAGCCGCCGTCCCAGGGCGCACGCACCGCAACGTGCGGTGTGCCGCCATAGGTGATGCGCGCGCTCGCCTTGCCGCCCGCGGCGACCGGGCGGGGCAGGTCGATCGTCATTCGGCCTTCAGGATTGCGCCACGCGCTCCTAGGCAGCGGCCGGCCGTCGATGGCGATCGCGCTGACGGGCAGATTGCGGTCGAGGTCGATGACGAGCTTGGTCAGCGGCGCCTTGGCCGTGAAGTCGAGCACCGCGACGCCGGCGATCGCCTCCCGCTCCGGAAACACCTCGAACGACAGGTCGGCGTGGGTAAAGACGAGCTTGGCCTGTTCGGGGTCGATCGGCGCGCCCGACATCTCGGTCTGACGGGTCAGCGGCGGCTTGCCCGGGTCGGGTGCCGCGCCAGCGAGCGCGAGTGCGACGAACGCCCCCGCCATCACCCGATTGATGGCTTGCGCATGCACCCCATATAGGCTGCAAAGGGTGCCCCAGTTGG
This is a stretch of genomic DNA from Sphingomonas sp. Y38-1Y. It encodes these proteins:
- a CDS encoding M1 family metallopeptidase — encoded protein: MAGAFVALALAGAAPDPGKPPLTRQTEMSGAPIDPEQAKLVFTHADLSFEVFPEREAIAGVAVLDFTAKAPLTKLVIDLDRNLPVSAIAIDGRPLPRSAWRNPEGRMTIDLPRPVAAGGKASARITYGGTPHVAVRAPWDGGFVWSKAPTGEPWIATAVQGEGCDLFWPCIDAPTFEPASVDLHITVPKGLSAPSNGRLIGVDTLPDGRTRWNWRARQPNTYAIALNIGPYEEMKGTHRSRFGNDIPLSFWHLKGNAEKARGLFAEFAPTIDFFEARVGPYPFADEKMGVVETPHLGMEHQTINAYGNGYKKAAEGFDWLLHHEFAHEWFANQMTVANWDDFWLHESYAQYMQPLYGLEREGYARYIAMMIEGRARIANRHPIVSGQPRDEGAVYDDANGPGGDIYFKGAWMLHTLRGLVGDKAFDAITRRTVHGRDDPRPGNFGPIYTSTDQYRRIVREVTGRDMNWFLDAYLTRAPLPDLVETRRGDRLDLQWRVPGGGAFPLPVEVEVDGRVQTLPMTSGRGSIAVPVGAAVRIDPMMRVLRRLPAYEAMQAAK